The Papio anubis isolate 15944 chromosome 1, Panubis1.0, whole genome shotgun sequence genome window below encodes:
- the GABRD gene encoding gamma-aminobutyric acid receptor subunit delta, translating to MDAPAPLLAPLLLLCAQLLRGTRAMNDIGDYVGSNLEISWLPNLDGLIAGYARNFRPGIGGPPVNVALALEVASIDHISEANMEYTMTVFLHQSWRDSRLSYNHTNETLGLDSRFVDKLWLPDTFIVNAKSAWFHDVTVENKLIRLQPDGVILYSIRITSTVACDMDLAKYPMDEQECMLELESYGYSSEDIVYYWSESQEHIHGLDKLQLAQFTITSYRFTTELMNFKSAGQFPRLSLHFHLRRNRGVYIIQSYMPSVLLVAMSWVSFWISQAAVPARVSLGITTVLTMTTLMVSARSSLPRASAIKALDVYFWICYVFVFAALVEYAFAHFNADYRKKQKAKAKVKVSRPRAEMDVRNAIVLFSLSAAGVTQELAISRRQRRIPGNLMGSYRSVGVETGEMKKEGAARSGGQGGIRARLRPIDADTIDIYARAVFPAAFAAVNVIYWAAYAM from the exons AGCGATGAATGACATTGGCGACTACGTGGGCTCCAACCTGGAGATCTCCTGGCTCCCCAACCTGGATGGGCTGATAGCCGGCTATGCCCGCAACTTTCGGCCTGGCATTGGAG GGCCTCCCGTGAATGTGGCCCTCGCTCTGGAGGTGGCCAGCATCGACCACATCTCAGAGGCCAACATG GAGTACACCATGACAGTGTTCCTGCACCAGAGCTGGCGGGACAGCAGGCTCTCCTACAACCACACCAATGAGACCCTGGGCCTGGACAGCCGCTTCGTGGACAAGCTCTGGCTGCCCGACACCTTCATCGTGAACGCCAAGTCGGCCTGGTTCCACGACGTGACAGTGGAGAACAAACTCATCCGGCTGCAGCCCGACGGCGTGATCCTGTACAGCATCCG AATCACCTCCACTGTGGCCTGTGACATGGACCTGGCCAAATATCCTATGGATGAGCAGGAGTGCATGCTGGAGCTGGAGAGCT ATGGTTACTCATCGGAGGACATTGTCTACTACTGGTCGGAGAGCCAGGAGCACATCCACGGTCTGGACAAGCTGCAGCTGGCGCAGTTCACCATCACCAGCTACCGCTTCACCACGGAGCTGATGAACTTCAAGTCCG CCGGCCAGTTCCCGCGGCTCAGCCTGCACTTTCACCTGCGGAGGAACCGCGGCGTGTACATCATCCAGTCCTACATGCCCTCTGTCCTGCTGGTCGCCATGTCCTGGGTCTCCTTCTGGATTAGCCAGGCGGCGGTGCCCGCCAGGGTGTCTCTAG GCATCACCACGGTGCTGACGATGACCACGCTCATGGTCAGTGCCCGCTCCTCCCTGCCACGGGCATCGGCCATCAAGGCACTGGATGTCTACTTCTGGATCTGCTACGTCTTCGTGTTTGCCGCCCTGGTGGAGTACGCCTTCGCGCACTTCAATGCCGACTACAGGAAGAAGCAGAAGGCCAAGGCCAAGGTCAAGGTCTCCAGGCCGAGGGCAGAG ATGGACGTGAGGAACGCCATcgtcctcttctccctctctgctgCCGGCGTCACGCAGGAACTGGCCATCTCCCGCCGGCAGCGCCGCATCCCGGGGAACCTGATGGGCTCCTACAGGTCGGTGGGGGTGGAGACGGGGGAGATGAAGAAGGAGGGGGCAGCCCGCTCAGGAGGCCAGGGGGGCATCCGCGCCCGGCTCAGGCCCATCGACGCAGACACCATTGACATTTACGCCCGCGCTGTGTTCCCTGCGGCATTCGCGGCCGTCAATGTCATCTACTGGGCGGCGTACGCCATGTGA